One segment of Tamlana crocina DNA contains the following:
- a CDS encoding AraC family transcriptional regulator, whose translation MNTTTLKEGFLGQKMIALPKSVIKTIKKNPITKSFYISDLGYYPTAHHHHRTRKKGAKQYIFIYCTKGKGEIRLNDTTTKISPNQFFILPKNAKHEYAADKKDPWSIYWFHFNGNLASKLYNRYASNPTNLRNIPFSAENIESFDKIFNLFDNNNLEHGLEFANILALNFISSFIYYNAEEQKELDQGDNVINAIREYLLSDLQKNHTLDHISERFNYSKSYLHTKFKKRTGYSIIVFHNLKKVQKACEYLIYTDLSIKEISFKVGFDDPLYFSRIFKKYMGKSPRKYKNGWQK comes from the coding sequence ATGAACACCACTACTCTTAAAGAAGGTTTTTTAGGGCAAAAGATGATAGCTTTACCTAAATCTGTTATTAAAACCATTAAAAAAAACCCAATAACGAAATCGTTTTACATAAGTGATTTAGGATATTATCCAACCGCCCATCACCATCATCGCACCCGAAAAAAAGGAGCCAAACAATATATTTTCATTTATTGCACCAAAGGAAAAGGAGAAATTAGGCTAAATGATACCACAACAAAGATAAGTCCAAACCAATTTTTTATTCTTCCTAAAAACGCTAAACATGAATATGCAGCAGATAAAAAAGATCCTTGGAGCATTTATTGGTTTCATTTTAACGGTAACCTGGCCTCTAAACTTTATAACAGATATGCATCAAACCCTACCAACTTAAGAAACATCCCTTTCTCTGCCGAGAATATAGAATCTTTCGATAAGATATTCAACTTATTTGATAATAACAATCTAGAACATGGTTTAGAATTTGCAAACATCTTGGCTCTTAACTTTATAAGTTCATTTATATATTACAACGCCGAGGAGCAAAAAGAGTTAGATCAAGGCGACAATGTTATTAATGCCATTAGGGAATATTTATTAAGCGACTTACAAAAAAACCACACCTTAGACCACATTTCCGAGAGGTTCAACTATTCAAAATCTTACCTACATACCAAGTTTAAAAAAAGAACCGGCTATTCTATTATTGTTTTCCATAATTTGAAGAAGGTACAAAAAGCCTGCGAGTATTTAATTTATACAGACTTAAGCATAAAGGAAATAAGCTTTAAAGTAGGCTTTGACGACCCTTTATATTTTTCAAGGATATTTAAAAAATATATGGGCAAGTCCCCTAGGAAATATAAAAATGGTTGGCAAAAATAA
- a CDS encoding PepSY domain-containing protein, with protein MNKRAKQAKVIRFFRKAHRITGIYLFALFFILSISGLVLGWKKHSKGLILPRTEIGVSNNPNDWLPLSNLQSKALESIKSKGKSITEISRIDIRPEQGIAKFIFKNEYWELQMDCTTAKVLAINKRHSDWLEDIHDGSILDDLFKTRVEIIKLIYTTSMGGALILFTITGFWLWMGPKRMKKLSSSKLKLL; from the coding sequence ATGAACAAAAGAGCCAAGCAAGCTAAAGTAATCCGCTTTTTTAGAAAAGCCCATAGAATCACTGGCATTTACTTATTCGCTCTTTTTTTCATACTATCTATTTCTGGACTGGTACTGGGCTGGAAAAAGCACAGTAAAGGCCTAATACTTCCTCGAACCGAAATTGGGGTTTCAAACAATCCTAATGACTGGCTTCCCTTATCAAACCTACAAAGTAAAGCCCTTGAATCTATAAAATCGAAAGGCAAGAGTATTACAGAAATAAGTAGGATTGATATACGTCCAGAACAGGGTATTGCTAAGTTTATATTCAAAAATGAATATTGGGAGCTACAAATGGATTGCACAACAGCCAAAGTATTGGCGATAAACAAAAGACATTCAGATTGGCTGGAAGACATTCATGATGGCTCTATCCTTGACGATTTATTCAAAACAAGAGTAGAAATCATAAAACTAATTTACACAACCTCTATGGGTGGCGCATTAATCCTTTTCACTATAACAGGTTTTTGGCTATGGATGGGTCCAAAAAGAATGAAAAAACTAAGTAGTTCAAAATTAAAACTACTTTAA
- a CDS encoding Xaa-Pro dipeptidyl-peptidase, with product MSSVKYMFRKLFYVLLLVFILPSPILELNSQNQPKASPIFKNGETQIVPEFSDETKWIREDLWVETDFDTDGDGKPDRMHVDVTRPKQTQTEGLKLPIIYESSPYYARGGAPFSQEAFWNVKHELGEKSKPRKHPEVIGTINRPIISNSQIKTWVPRGFIVVHSSSPGTGLSQGAPTIGGINESLAPKAVIDWLCGRRPGYKTPYGNEIVKAYWSTGKVGMTGTSYNGTIPLAAATTGVEGLEVIIPIAPNTSYYHYYRSNGLVKSPGGYLGEDIDVLYDFIHTINDETKRAYNNSTVRDSEMINGMDRITGDYNEFWAKRDYLNHMDKMKAAMLMSHGFNDWNVMPEHSYRIYKKAQEMGLHTNVYYHQDGHGGPPPLSMMNKWFTHYLHGIQNDIKNAPKAWIVRENDNQTNPTPYDNYPNPDAKPVTFYLTQGAPKTGTLSLTPPNTDATETLIDNYSFTGEVLAQAEYSNHRLLYATPKLNNDIHLSGVPEVTIKLSCNKPAANLSVWLVSLPWNKGKNVKITDNIITRGWADPQNNHSIWHSTPLEKHQFYTISFELMPDDQIIKKGQQIGLMIFSSDKDFTLHPAPGTELTIDLKATSLKLPIVNGIDAIKKSIAF from the coding sequence ATGAGTTCAGTCAAATATATGTTCCGCAAGTTATTTTATGTTCTATTATTGGTGTTTATTTTGCCATCTCCAATACTAGAACTTAATTCACAGAACCAACCTAAAGCATCTCCAATTTTTAAAAATGGAGAAACCCAGATTGTTCCAGAATTTTCAGATGAAACAAAATGGATTAGGGAAGACCTTTGGGTGGAAACAGATTTCGATACGGACGGAGATGGCAAACCAGACCGCATGCATGTGGATGTTACCCGCCCCAAACAAACCCAAACAGAAGGTTTAAAATTGCCGATAATTTACGAATCCAGTCCATACTATGCTCGAGGTGGGGCTCCTTTTTCACAAGAGGCATTCTGGAATGTAAAACACGAACTAGGTGAAAAAAGTAAACCCAGAAAACATCCAGAGGTAATAGGAACCATAAACCGACCGATTATTTCTAACTCGCAGATTAAAACTTGGGTACCGCGAGGGTTTATAGTTGTTCATTCCTCTTCACCGGGTACAGGCCTTTCGCAAGGTGCTCCCACCATAGGAGGCATAAATGAATCTTTAGCCCCCAAAGCGGTAATAGATTGGCTGTGCGGACGGCGCCCAGGCTACAAAACTCCTTATGGCAATGAAATAGTAAAAGCCTACTGGTCTACAGGTAAAGTGGGGATGACAGGCACCTCGTACAACGGAACCATTCCGCTTGCAGCTGCTACTACGGGAGTAGAAGGTTTAGAGGTTATTATACCTATTGCTCCCAACACCTCTTACTATCATTATTATCGATCAAATGGACTTGTTAAATCACCAGGCGGTTATTTGGGGGAAGACATCGATGTGTTATATGACTTTATACACACCATTAATGATGAAACCAAAAGAGCTTATAACAATTCAACAGTAAGAGATTCTGAAATGATAAATGGCATGGACAGAATTACAGGAGATTATAATGAATTTTGGGCAAAGAGAGATTATTTAAACCATATGGACAAAATGAAGGCCGCTATGCTTATGTCTCACGGTTTTAACGACTGGAACGTAATGCCTGAACACAGCTATAGAATATACAAAAAAGCACAGGAAATGGGGCTACACACCAATGTTTACTATCACCAAGATGGTCACGGTGGACCACCGCCTTTAAGTATGATGAACAAATGGTTTACCCATTACTTACACGGCATTCAAAATGACATAAAAAACGCTCCCAAAGCTTGGATTGTACGAGAAAATGACAACCAAACCAATCCTACACCTTACGATAATTATCCAAACCCAGATGCAAAACCTGTAACTTTTTATTTAACCCAAGGAGCACCTAAAACGGGAACACTATCCCTAACACCTCCAAACACAGATGCGACAGAAACCCTTATTGATAATTACTCGTTCACTGGCGAAGTACTAGCTCAAGCAGAGTATAGCAATCATCGACTACTTTACGCAACGCCGAAACTTAATAACGACATACATCTTTCGGGGGTTCCTGAAGTAACCATAAAACTTTCATGCAACAAACCAGCAGCTAACCTATCTGTTTGGCTTGTGTCACTCCCTTGGAACAAAGGAAAAAATGTTAAAATAACAGACAATATTATAACCCGCGGATGGGCAGACCCACAAAACAATCACTCAATATGGCATAGTACTCCACTGGAAAAACATCAATTCTATACAATTTCTTTCGAGTTAATGCCAGATGATCAAATCATCAAAAAAGGACAACAAATAGGCTTAATGATTTTCTCTAGTGATAAAGATTTTACCCTTCACCCCGCACCAGGTACCGAGCTAACCATAGACCTGAAAGCAACATCGTTAAAATTACCTATTGTTAATGGTATCGATGCCATAAAAAAATCAATTGCCTTTTAA
- a CDS encoding T9SS type A sorting domain-containing protein codes for MKTSKKIIITVSLLLLLLLLALVLFLKNTNTPITSQQTEEHQEEYEEEPEEDMLPEELFDPKTLSNKELADYKKWRNTLENTGYKFTNYDVLTSSETEFLKFDNIEEAPNQYAYANNSITGSWHQKNLTLFDDSGFRADGSTYDPVNEELYVVSFAGHLYKIDESAPIKWSLRNHKKNLLGDDFNGINLPDNSFRLLHQKANGPMEFSDDEGRNWIDANGAFFQSSWNYKTLVSKTPSGRKITAHGGSYINGTAYDRLFISTDYGLNYTESSIRFKKSDFEVSINKPHSSNTIYCFARRKSDSKILVYKMGESDNDFSLLHTTTQSFSAINSVFGSYVNNATHFYISSGNKLFYSNNEGLTWLQTNSNNDRPVTEVHPTQPNICYKGFVELFMSTDYGATWSKNNHYLSSYYVWDLQHMKIYDKENGDHFTFAGFDFGSFYTSNPMLWNSWTSINSGSPNIMAYDATTSEINDKIYTANQDRGSQGFIDIPNNDNVYNAAREANTDVLRVQVSNDESSVWFWYYYGTIGRASVTNGGDYRTVVRKDFYSSWWATSMVPSPNTNEDAIYIPAGGNKLNKYTYQNGTITQSFHPFVFPGPPISFAYSKINTNRWYVGLKNGGLMFSANGGQSFSTSNYSGPWPGQDDSHRKRRTVIATSPTDESTVYFAGKGNIFLESKDGGLTFSNKNTGLNVARITDLAVSPNGKYVFASCETDGAWIYSTEDNRWYKMDGFHLPNVQFTDVQFIKSKNLVRFATYGSGILDFKINEDLLSISKSENKTPSIKVIPNPTSGIFEIKTNATTDMVNIDLYSENGTLLSQKNYKQQNGKISLDLTNQSNGVYILKMHLEKSHTIKVVKN; via the coding sequence ATGAAAACTTCAAAAAAAATAATTATAACCGTTTCTCTTTTATTATTGCTGCTGTTACTGGCATTGGTGCTATTTTTAAAAAACACCAACACACCTATTACTTCCCAACAAACTGAAGAGCACCAAGAAGAATACGAGGAAGAACCAGAAGAAGACATGCTCCCTGAAGAACTTTTTGACCCTAAAACTCTAAGCAACAAAGAGCTTGCCGATTATAAAAAATGGAGAAACACCCTTGAAAATACAGGATATAAGTTTACAAATTACGACGTGTTGACATCTTCCGAAACGGAGTTTTTAAAATTCGACAATATAGAAGAAGCTCCAAATCAATACGCTTACGCCAACAACTCCATTACAGGTTCTTGGCACCAAAAAAACCTTACGTTATTTGACGATAGTGGGTTTCGAGCAGATGGCTCTACCTACGATCCTGTGAACGAAGAGCTTTATGTAGTTTCATTTGCAGGTCATCTATATAAAATTGACGAAAGTGCTCCAATTAAATGGTCGCTTAGGAACCACAAAAAAAACTTATTAGGAGACGATTTTAACGGTATTAACCTACCTGATAACAGTTTTCGATTATTACACCAAAAAGCAAATGGCCCCATGGAGTTTTCTGATGATGAAGGCCGAAATTGGATTGATGCAAATGGTGCCTTTTTCCAAAGCTCCTGGAATTACAAAACCTTGGTTAGCAAAACCCCTTCCGGCAGAAAGATTACCGCCCATGGCGGAAGCTACATTAACGGTACCGCCTACGATCGGTTATTTATTTCAACCGATTACGGCTTAAACTATACCGAATCGAGCATTAGGTTCAAAAAATCTGATTTTGAAGTAAGCATAAACAAACCACACAGCAGCAATACGATTTATTGTTTTGCCAGAAGAAAAAGTGATTCTAAAATTTTAGTTTATAAAATGGGCGAAAGCGACAATGACTTTTCTCTACTACACACCACAACACAATCTTTTTCAGCAATCAACAGTGTTTTTGGCTCTTATGTTAACAATGCCACGCACTTTTACATTAGTAGTGGCAACAAGCTTTTTTATTCCAATAACGAAGGTCTAACATGGCTACAAACCAACAGTAATAACGACCGACCTGTTACCGAGGTTCATCCAACACAACCTAATATTTGTTATAAAGGATTTGTAGAACTGTTCATGTCTACAGACTATGGCGCAACATGGAGCAAAAACAACCATTATTTAAGCAGTTATTACGTATGGGACTTACAACACATGAAAATCTACGATAAAGAAAATGGAGATCATTTTACTTTTGCTGGATTTGATTTTGGGAGTTTCTATACCAGCAACCCTATGTTGTGGAACTCATGGACCTCTATTAATTCGGGATCACCAAATATTATGGCCTATGATGCTACAACTAGCGAAATAAACGATAAAATTTATACAGCAAACCAAGATCGGGGCTCCCAGGGCTTTATTGATATTCCTAATAACGATAATGTTTATAATGCAGCCCGTGAAGCTAATACGGATGTTTTACGTGTTCAAGTTTCAAATGATGAATCGTCTGTATGGTTTTGGTATTATTACGGAACCATTGGTCGTGCTTCGGTAACAAACGGTGGAGATTATAGAACTGTAGTACGAAAAGATTTCTATTCAAGCTGGTGGGCCACAAGCATGGTTCCGTCTCCTAATACCAACGAAGATGCCATTTACATCCCTGCCGGAGGCAACAAACTAAATAAATATACTTATCAAAACGGTACAATTACGCAATCATTCCATCCATTTGTGTTTCCAGGCCCACCCATTAGCTTTGCTTATTCCAAAATCAATACCAACAGATGGTATGTAGGTCTAAAAAATGGAGGGCTCATGTTTTCCGCCAACGGAGGCCAAAGTTTCAGTACCTCTAATTATTCTGGCCCTTGGCCTGGACAAGACGATTCACATAGAAAACGACGCACCGTTATAGCTACTAGCCCAACTGATGAATCTACGGTTTATTTTGCTGGCAAAGGAAACATCTTCCTTGAATCGAAGGACGGAGGCTTAACTTTCTCCAATAAAAATACAGGACTGAACGTAGCGCGGATAACAGACTTAGCGGTTTCGCCCAATGGAAAATACGTTTTCGCTTCATGCGAAACTGATGGTGCTTGGATTTATTCCACTGAAGATAACAGATGGTATAAAATGGATGGTTTCCACTTACCCAATGTGCAATTTACAGATGTGCAATTTATAAAATCTAAAAATTTAGTAAGGTTCGCAACCTATGGCTCTGGTATTTTGGACTTTAAAATTAACGAAGATTTATTGTCTATATCAAAAAGCGAAAATAAAACCCCTTCAATAAAGGTTATTCCCAACCCTACTTCTGGTATTTTTGAGATAAAAACCAACGCTACAACAGACATGGTTAATATTGATTTGTACTCTGAAAATGGTACGCTTTTATCCCAAAAAAACTACAAACAACAAAATGGAAAAATAAGCCTAGACTTAACCAACCAAAGCAATGGGGTGTACATTTTAAAAATGCATTTAGAAAAAAGCCACACAATTAAAGTAGTTAAAAATTAA
- a CDS encoding TonB-dependent receptor encodes MKKKHLPILLILFCQTVFSQIIVKGSVKDNNGTPLLGVNVLEKGTTNGVAADFDGNYEIKVTDNEAILVFSFVGYQTKEIAVKNETTINAILLEDLSELDEVVLVGFGKQKKESLVSSITSISPGELRAPTSNLTTMMAGRVAGMIAFQRSGEPGANNSDFFIRGLGSFGAGKRNPLILIDGIESSPTDMARLQPDDIESFSVLKDAAAASIYGARGANGVVLISTKSGKAGKVKFDFRVENRFSSNTDNFKIADNITYMKLANEATLTRDPLAPLPYSQNKIERTAAGANPLLYPNNNWIDQLIKDYTWNQAFNLSASGGAEKAQYYVAGTFNVDNGLLNVNGLNDFNNNIKLYNYSLRSNINLQLTPTTEGIVRLYGQFDDYTGPIGGGQRIFNSALYSNPVLFPNVYPESLSPFTTHPMFGGAETRPGSGVLAQNPYAEMVRGYQVYKNSTLQVQLELKQDLGFWTEGLSARAMGYIRRFSFFDVTRSYNPFYYSSRRNPENGEIILNVLNDGSEGSIGTTGTEFLDYNPGNKNLDSRIYLETAINYNRTFNDVHSVSGMLINLISSYQTGNAGSLQASLPSRNHGLSGRFTYGYDNRYLFEFNFGYNGSERFSAGKRYGYFPSIGFAYRISNEDYFQPLKNVVNDLKLRFTFGEIGNDEIGRQEDRFFYLSNVNLNDGTYGASFGEEFGFSRPGVSTSRYSNPNITWEKSKQTNIGLDVGLFKSLTISADYFKQHRFNILQERSDVGSTLGLQVTPSTNFGEVESKGFELSMDYNEQLSSSWWTSLRANMTYSTSEILEFAEIDYPNELSYLKRKGNSIAQGYGLIAERLFVDDEEVANSPTQFGDVRGGDIKYRDVNGDGAITNADRVPIGLPTTPELIYGFGGTIGYKDFDFSLFFQGSARSSFFIRPNLIQPFFINGSSESGLLKAIADDHWSESNRNVYAFWPRLSTQQEVNNNQPSTWWMRNGAFLRLKNIEFGYNAPKSIANKIGLENLRVYASAINVAVWSSFDLWDPEQGANGLGYPIQSVYNIGLTARL; translated from the coding sequence ATGAAAAAAAAACATTTACCTATTCTACTAATTTTGTTCTGCCAGACTGTTTTTTCGCAAATTATAGTCAAGGGCTCCGTTAAAGACAATAACGGGACTCCTTTACTTGGCGTTAACGTTCTCGAAAAAGGCACCACTAATGGGGTTGCTGCAGATTTTGACGGCAATTACGAAATTAAAGTAACAGACAATGAAGCCATTCTAGTGTTTTCATTTGTAGGCTACCAAACAAAAGAAATTGCTGTAAAAAACGAAACAACCATTAACGCCATTCTTTTAGAAGACCTTTCTGAACTAGATGAAGTCGTTCTAGTAGGCTTTGGCAAACAAAAGAAAGAAAGCTTAGTAAGTTCAATCACCAGTATATCACCTGGCGAACTCAGAGCACCAACAAGCAACCTTACTACAATGATGGCTGGCCGTGTGGCTGGTATGATTGCATTCCAAAGAAGTGGTGAACCTGGTGCCAACAATTCAGATTTCTTTATTCGTGGGTTGGGGTCTTTCGGTGCTGGTAAACGCAATCCATTAATCCTAATTGATGGCATTGAATCTTCACCCACTGATATGGCCAGACTACAACCCGATGATATAGAATCATTTTCTGTACTAAAAGATGCTGCAGCAGCATCAATTTATGGTGCTCGTGGTGCTAACGGTGTAGTACTTATTTCTACTAAAAGTGGTAAAGCTGGTAAAGTTAAGTTTGATTTCAGAGTTGAAAACAGATTTTCTTCCAACACCGATAATTTTAAGATTGCAGATAACATCACCTACATGAAGCTTGCCAATGAAGCTACTTTAACACGAGACCCATTGGCGCCGTTACCATATTCGCAAAACAAAATAGAACGAACTGCTGCTGGCGCTAACCCACTACTCTATCCTAACAACAATTGGATAGACCAATTAATAAAGGATTACACTTGGAATCAAGCTTTTAACCTAAGTGCCAGTGGTGGAGCTGAAAAAGCTCAGTACTATGTAGCAGGAACATTTAATGTAGATAATGGTTTATTAAACGTAAACGGGCTAAACGATTTTAATAATAATATTAAATTATACAATTACTCATTAAGAAGTAACATAAACCTACAGTTAACACCAACCACAGAAGGAATTGTAAGGCTATATGGCCAATTTGACGATTATACAGGTCCTATAGGCGGAGGGCAAAGAATATTTAACTCAGCGCTATACTCCAACCCGGTATTATTTCCAAATGTATACCCAGAAAGTCTATCTCCATTTACTACCCACCCCATGTTTGGGGGTGCAGAAACTCGTCCGGGGAGTGGTGTTTTAGCCCAAAACCCTTATGCCGAAATGGTAAGGGGATATCAAGTCTATAAAAATTCTACTTTACAAGTACAGTTAGAATTAAAACAAGATTTAGGCTTTTGGACTGAAGGTCTGAGCGCAAGAGCCATGGGGTATATTAGAAGGTTTTCCTTTTTTGATGTCACAAGAAGTTATAATCCCTTCTATTATTCATCCCGTAGAAATCCAGAGAATGGAGAAATAATCCTCAACGTTTTAAACGATGGCAGCGAGGGATCAATTGGAACTACGGGCACTGAATTTTTAGATTACAATCCCGGTAACAAAAACTTAGATTCTAGAATTTATCTTGAAACTGCTATTAATTATAACCGTACTTTTAATGATGTGCACTCTGTTTCTGGTATGTTGATAAATTTAATATCAAGTTACCAAACCGGCAACGCAGGGTCGTTACAAGCATCTTTACCTAGCCGAAACCATGGTCTATCAGGCAGGTTTACCTACGGTTATGACAATCGATATCTATTTGAGTTTAATTTTGGTTACAATGGTTCGGAGCGTTTTTCTGCTGGCAAAAGGTACGGATATTTTCCCTCAATAGGTTTTGCTTACAGGATTTCCAACGAAGACTATTTTCAACCTTTAAAAAATGTTGTTAATGATTTAAAACTGAGATTTACCTTTGGAGAGATTGGAAATGATGAAATAGGCAGACAGGAAGATAGGTTCTTCTACCTATCAAACGTTAACCTGAACGATGGCACCTATGGAGCTTCCTTTGGTGAGGAATTTGGCTTTAGTAGGCCTGGGGTTTCAACAAGTCGATACTCAAACCCTAACATAACATGGGAAAAATCCAAACAAACCAATATTGGTTTGGATGTAGGATTGTTTAAATCCCTAACCATTTCGGCCGATTATTTTAAACAACACAGGTTTAATATTCTTCAAGAAAGAAGCGATGTTGGATCAACCTTAGGACTACAGGTAACGCCTTCAACAAACTTTGGCGAAGTAGAAAGTAAAGGTTTTGAACTCTCTATGGATTACAATGAACAGCTTTCTAGTAGCTGGTGGACTAGCCTTAGAGCCAACATGACCTATTCTACAAGCGAAATTTTAGAATTTGCAGAAATAGACTATCCTAACGAACTTTCGTACCTAAAAAGAAAAGGCAACTCCATCGCTCAGGGCTATGGACTAATTGCTGAAAGATTATTTGTAGATGACGAAGAAGTAGCAAACTCACCAACACAATTTGGTGATGTGAGAGGAGGCGACATAAAATATAGAGATGTTAATGGTGATGGTGCCATTACTAATGCAGACCGCGTACCAATAGGACTTCCTACAACCCCAGAACTTATCTACGGTTTTGGTGGAACAATTGGCTATAAAGATTTTGATTTTAGCTTGTTTTTTCAAGGCTCCGCTAGGTCTAGCTTTTTTATAAGACCTAACTTAATACAACCATTTTTTATAAATGGTAGTTCTGAAAGTGGATTACTTAAAGCAATTGCCGATGACCATTGGTCTGAGAGTAACCGGAACGTTTATGCTTTTTGGCCCCGACTCAGCACCCAACAAGAGGTAAACAACAACCAACCTTCAACATGGTGGATGCGCAATGGTGCTTTTCTTAGACTAAAGAACATTGAGTTTGGTTATAATGCACCAAAATCCATCGCCAACAAAATAGGTCTTGAAAACCTAAGAGTTTATGCTAGCGCTATAAATGTTGCCGTATGGAGCTCTTTTGACTTATGGGATCCTGAACAAGGAGCAAATGGACTGGGTTACCCTATACAATCTGTTTATAACATAGGTTTAACTGCAAGACTTTAA
- a CDS encoding discoidin domain-containing protein gives MRKFLPILFLFLSINTCFSQYIDENTPKNVQPSNPHINGNWILDFSDEFNSNIVDQNKWNIDHSTKSRAARPKIGIDDWRWKPENVSVENGNLILKVYKTGNSSMTNGSINSHNKYLTKYGYFEARIKVGDATKGTHTAFWLQSPNMGNVDGTANDGAEIDIFETAWTEDYTKSVVHIDGYGADHQANTKQFNTPGIHSGFHTWGFHWTESFMDIYYDGVFKVRYSNPKWVVKSLEFLWLSNGASFGVSGDQYFKDYPIGYLTETHVDYIRVWKTPTATDLDESLLKQDKWRLIMADSEDTEGTGNPAVNAFDDNPNTFWHTEWKNNQPQHPHEIQIDLGEKAKIDAFKYLPRQDNNTNGNITQYEFYATNNTSNWGAPIASGSFIGDHTLKTVNFNKTIECRYVKMVSLAANNSAPFANIAELYLKGTYPPQLNQASWQLIMADSEDTEGTGNPAVNAFDNNPNTFWFTDWANEQPTHPHEIQINLGEQATIEAFKYLPRQDGKTNGNITEYEFYASKTLSDWGSPISVGSFLGNEALQITYFNEAVECQYIKIVALSDVNNSPFTNIAEIYLNGTYNSQLNTQLKTKTDFNVYPSPFNDELFLKQVYRGEYKTWQIFSINGILLKEGRIPISQDKINIKLDNLAPGIYVFTVHGNSTYKNKLVIKE, from the coding sequence ATGAGGAAATTTTTACCAATCCTATTTTTATTTCTATCAATCAACACCTGTTTTTCACAGTACATAGATGAAAATACGCCTAAGAACGTTCAACCATCCAACCCGCACATTAATGGCAATTGGATTCTTGACTTTAGTGACGAATTCAACTCAAATATTGTCGACCAAAACAAGTGGAATATAGACCACAGTACCAAATCAAGAGCTGCTAGGCCCAAAATAGGAATCGATGATTGGAGGTGGAAACCAGAGAACGTTTCCGTAGAAAATGGAAATTTAATACTTAAAGTGTACAAAACCGGAAACTCGTCGATGACTAACGGATCTATAAACAGCCATAATAAGTATTTAACCAAGTACGGCTATTTTGAAGCCCGAATAAAAGTAGGTGATGCCACTAAGGGCACCCATACAGCTTTTTGGTTGCAAAGTCCTAACATGGGTAATGTTGATGGCACCGCAAACGACGGTGCTGAAATCGACATTTTTGAAACGGCATGGACTGAAGACTACACAAAATCTGTGGTACATATTGACGGTTACGGAGCAGACCATCAAGCCAATACAAAACAATTCAATACCCCTGGTATTCATTCCGGATTTCACACATGGGGTTTTCATTGGACTGAAAGCTTCATGGATATTTACTATGATGGTGTTTTTAAAGTGCGATATTCAAACCCTAAATGGGTAGTAAAAAGTCTTGAGTTTCTTTGGTTGTCCAACGGGGCAAGTTTTGGCGTTAGCGGAGACCAATACTTTAAAGACTATCCTATTGGTTATCTTACAGAAACACATGTAGACTATATTAGAGTTTGGAAAACACCCACGGCAACCGATCTTGACGAGTCCCTTTTAAAACAAGATAAATGGCGATTAATTATGGCCGATAGCGAAGACACAGAAGGCACAGGAAACCCTGCCGTTAATGCCTTTGACGACAACCCAAATACATTTTGGCATACAGAATGGAAAAACAATCAGCCACAGCATCCTCACGAAATCCAAATTGACCTTGGAGAAAAAGCAAAAATAGATGCGTTTAAATACTTACCAAGGCAAGACAACAATACCAACGGGAACATTACCCAATATGAATTCTACGCAACAAACAATACATCAAATTGGGGCGCCCCAATTGCTAGCGGGAGTTTTATTGGAGACCACACCCTTAAAACTGTAAACTTTAATAAAACTATAGAATGTAGGTATGTTAAAATGGTTTCCTTAGCGGCTAATAACAGTGCCCCTTTTGCCAATATTGCAGAATTATATCTAAAGGGAACTTATCCACCTCAACTAAACCAAGCTTCTTGGCAATTAATTATGGCCGATAGTGAGGATACTGAAGGCACAGGAAACCCTGCCGTTAATGCATTTGATAACAACCCAAATACCTTTTGGTTCACAGATTGGGCAAACGAACAGCCCACACACCCGCACGAAATTCAAATTAATCTTGGAGAACAAGCAACCATCGAAGCCTTTAAATATTTACCCAGACAAGACGGAAAAACCAATGGAAACATTACAGAATATGAGTTTTATGCATCTAAAACCCTATCAGACTGGGGCAGCCCAATATCTGTTGGCTCCTTTCTTGGTAACGAGGCTTTACAAATAACCTATTTTAACGAGGCTGTAGAATGCCAGTATATTAAAATAGTTGCCTTATCCGATGTAAATAATTCGCCATTTACCAACATTGCCGAAATTTATTTAAACGGCACTTACAATTCACAGCTAAATACCCAGCTTAAAACCAAAACAGATTTTAACGTTTATCCCTCTCCTTTTAATGACGAGCTTTTTCTTAAACAGGTTTATCGTGGTGAATATAAAACTTGGCAAATATTCTCTATAAATGGAATACTTCTAAAGGAAGGGCGAATCCCAATTTCACAAGACAAAATCAATATAAAACTAGATAATCTAGCACCTGGGATATACGTCTTTACTGTTCATGGCAACTCTACCTACAAAAACAAACTAGTTATAAAAGAATAA